One stretch of Harmonia axyridis chromosome 1, icHarAxyr1.1, whole genome shotgun sequence DNA includes these proteins:
- the LOC123684490 gene encoding gametocyte-specific factor 1 homolog, with protein MANAMVVDPNKMDTCPYDNNHVMLRPRFNTHLVKCRKNFPDIGYSICDYNHDHRIPKLELNYHHEVCPDRIIQEATENYVDSEDVMDFPSIRDLEAPIDEVWEEEELNHQGYDGEQYAAQNNILRSLTVEQPAVKRQFRINEQKRMNSIRNPAISNNVTSNNNERPGSSRAPLNRSMPIDEDRPELYLNDRVNTTDTTDETIYQTTPADTENGFQQPAPADTENGFQQPAPADTENGFQQPAPADTENGFQQPAPADTENAGADTEDGFQFVKSKKKKGIRNKNI; from the exons ATGGCGAATGCGATGGTTGTAGA TCCTAATAAGATGGACACATGTCCTTATGATAATAACCATGTTATGCTGAGACCAAGATTCAACACACATCTTGTTAAATGTCGAAAAAATTTCCCTGATATCGGATATTCAATATGTGATTATAATCATGATCACAGGATTCCCAAACTAGAATTGAAT TATCATCATGAAGTCTGTCCGGATAGAATAATTCAAGAAGCAACAGAAAATTACGTTGACAGCGAAGATGTGATGGATTTCCCCTCCATAAGAGATTTGGAGGCCCCCATTGATGAAGTTTGGGAAGAGGAAGAA TTGAATCATCAAGGCTATGATGGAGAACAGTATgctgcacaaaataatattttacgtAGTCTTACTGTAGAACAACCAGCAGTGAAGAGACAATTTAGAATTAACGAACAAAAAAGGATGAATAGCATTCGAAACCCAGCTATTAGTAATAATGTTACTAGCAACAATAATGAACGTCCAGGCTCTAGCAGG GCACCTCTCAATAGAAGTATGCCTATTGATGAAGATAGACCAGAGTTATATTTGAATGATCGAGTAAACACAACAGATACAACAGATGAAACTATTTATCAAACTACACCTGCAGATACTGAAAATGGATTCCAACAACCTGCACCTGCAGATACTGAAAATGGATTCCAACAACCTGCACCTGCAGATACTGAAAATGGATTCCAACAACCTGCACCTGCAGATACTGAAAATGGATTCCAACAACCTGCACCTGCAGATACTGAAAATGCAGGTGCAGATACTGAAGATGGATTCCAATTTGTaaaatcaaaaaagaagaagggcataagaaataaaaatatttga